The proteins below are encoded in one region of Sphingobacterium sp. R2:
- a CDS encoding helix-turn-helix transcriptional regulator yields the protein MSGVGKNEEMSYWADRLGVSLSPDRHELEMLELNELKMVDLLPEMLLMIRSVMARQTFCFRREPIKIIEHGVSISFQNIIHSASTPQAQPHVRIVPLHVATELTFPKAVNIQQVTILVSLDYLKSFIGKAHRTFDYLFDNDKTLWIEEFMSPEIAAIANELANSSDRAPLSDAFYRLKSLELLFHLFKNLSARTQVTHQQLTKYELESIYRVRDQLANYMDRPFLQEELVKISGMNVIKLRKLFTQVFGMGMYPYYQRLRMQEAGRLLKEELLSVSETGYRLGFSNLSYFGRLFESHFGSKPKKWMQLHKHVSSGSKKFRDTF from the coding sequence ATGAGTGGTGTCGGTAAAAATGAAGAAATGAGCTATTGGGCCGATCGCCTGGGCGTTTCGCTATCGCCCGACAGACACGAATTGGAAATGCTCGAACTGAATGAGCTCAAGATGGTCGATCTGTTGCCCGAAATGCTGCTTATGATTCGTTCGGTGATGGCCAGGCAAACCTTTTGCTTTCGAAGGGAGCCGATCAAAATTATCGAACATGGTGTATCCATTTCGTTTCAGAATATCATTCATTCGGCCTCAACTCCGCAGGCACAACCTCATGTCCGCATCGTACCCCTGCACGTGGCAACCGAGTTGACATTTCCAAAAGCCGTCAATATCCAGCAGGTAACCATTCTCGTGAGCCTCGATTATTTAAAAAGTTTCATTGGAAAAGCACACCGGACATTCGATTATTTGTTTGATAATGATAAAACGCTTTGGATTGAGGAATTTATGTCGCCAGAAATAGCGGCAATCGCCAATGAGCTAGCAAATTCTAGTGATAGGGCGCCGCTTTCTGATGCTTTTTATAGGTTGAAATCACTTGAGTTACTTTTTCATCTGTTTAAAAACCTTTCCGCAAGAACGCAGGTGACGCATCAGCAATTGACAAAATATGAACTCGAATCGATCTATCGGGTGCGGGATCAGCTCGCAAACTACATGGACCGGCCATTTCTGCAGGAAGAATTGGTAAAGATAAGCGGAATGAATGTCATTAAACTTCGTAAGCTGTTTACACAGGTTTTTGGGATGGGAATGTATCCATATTATCAGCGTCTGCGCATGCAGGAGGCTGGGCGGCTTTTAAAGGAAGAATTATTGTCTGTTTCTGAAACTGGCTACCGCTTGGGATTTAGCAATTTAAGTTATTTTGGCCGATTATTCGAAAGCCATTTCGGATCTAAACCGAAAAAATGGATGCAGCTTCACAAGCATGTTTCTTCCGGATCTAAAAAATTCCGCGATACATTCTGA
- a CDS encoding PAS domain-containing protein — MINLYGADSTFTVSQKHLDQALEQARMGFWEVGLVEHNYMSCTDQCKRNFGWDTTKEFSYSDMLGCIVEEDLEAMQDCVARSIELHIPYSAQYRVRHTDNSIHWIEARGWVTYDETGYPQVISGTTLDITEKKELEILRDEMLSIAMHEIKTPLSSVKGTLQMLERKLEVQEDTLSNKLVQNALKATERINRLLNEMVAPVMVMARGIALDKTQINLSQLVLEISENAGLVFPESDIQLHIPEQDVFLHADGYRIGQVITNLINNAIKYSDGK, encoded by the coding sequence ATGATTAACTTATATGGTGCGGATTCTACCTTTACGGTATCCCAAAAACATCTCGATCAGGCGCTTGAACAAGCCCGTATGGGCTTTTGGGAAGTAGGCTTGGTAGAACATAATTATATGTCTTGCACGGATCAGTGCAAAAGAAATTTTGGGTGGGACACGACTAAGGAATTTAGTTACAGTGATATGCTGGGCTGTATCGTAGAAGAAGACTTAGAGGCGATGCAAGATTGCGTGGCTCGATCTATTGAACTCCACATTCCCTATAGCGCGCAGTATCGTGTACGTCATACCGATAATAGCATACATTGGATTGAGGCGCGTGGATGGGTCACTTATGACGAGACAGGTTATCCGCAGGTCATATCGGGTACAACGCTTGATATTACTGAAAAGAAAGAACTGGAAATTTTGCGCGATGAAATGTTAAGCATTGCCATGCATGAAATCAAGACTCCGCTGTCATCTGTGAAAGGAACGCTGCAGATGCTGGAAAGGAAATTGGAAGTGCAAGAAGATACGCTATCGAACAAGCTGGTTCAGAATGCACTTAAAGCCACCGAGCGTATCAACCGATTGCTAAATGAAATGGTTGCGCCTGTAATGGTGATGGCCAGGGGAATTGCATTGGATAAGACCCAAATAAATCTATCACAGCTCGTACTTGAAATAAGTGAAAACGCTGGACTGGTGTTTCCTGAAAGTGATATACAACTGCATATACCTGAACAGGATGTCTTTCTGCATGCTGACGGATATCGTATCGGACAGGTCATCACAAACCTGATCAATAATGCGATTAAGTACAGCGATGGAAAATAG
- a CDS encoding helix-turn-helix domain-containing protein: MSKKEPTFVKVNSIAEYHEALQLPKPQHPLFSIIDFSKNKHTHPSVETTFLLNLYCISVKEDAQCVLRYGPHHYDFREGLMTFFKPGQTITVDPTSSDVKVGYSVVFHPDFIRTYDLANNIGSYSFFDYEVNEALFLSEKEKQQIRTIGKGILSEYESTIDSYSQDAIVSFIALLLVYAQRFYDRQFTTRKVHNIPLVSRFEQLLDEYFDSDTARTSLPQVGYFAERLHMSKNYLSDLLRAQTGDSAQNHIQHKVIEKAKDLLSRSQLSVAEIAYQLGFEQPQSLNRLFKKKTSVSPLEFRRTIGFNNL, translated from the coding sequence ATGTCAAAGAAAGAACCAACATTTGTTAAGGTAAATTCCATCGCGGAGTATCATGAAGCATTGCAGTTGCCCAAACCGCAGCATCCGCTTTTCAGTATCATCGATTTCTCGAAGAACAAGCATACACATCCATCGGTAGAAACCACCTTTCTGCTCAATCTGTATTGCATTTCCGTCAAAGAAGATGCACAGTGCGTATTGCGCTATGGCCCCCATCACTACGACTTTCGCGAAGGGCTAATGACCTTCTTCAAGCCCGGGCAGACCATTACTGTAGATCCGACGAGCTCTGATGTCAAAGTTGGCTATTCGGTTGTTTTCCATCCAGATTTTATCCGCACCTATGACCTGGCAAACAACATCGGTAGCTATAGCTTTTTCGACTATGAAGTCAATGAAGCACTTTTCCTATCCGAAAAGGAAAAGCAGCAGATCAGAACGATCGGAAAGGGAATTTTGAGCGAATATGAAAGCACGATTGACAGCTACAGCCAAGATGCCATTGTCAGTTTTATAGCGTTGTTACTGGTGTATGCACAGCGCTTTTATGACCGTCAGTTTACTACCCGTAAGGTACACAATATACCATTGGTTAGCCGGTTTGAGCAACTGCTCGATGAATACTTTGACTCCGACACAGCACGTACCAGCCTTCCGCAGGTAGGGTATTTTGCGGAACGGCTGCATATGTCAAAAAACTATTTAAGCGATCTACTGCGAGCGCAAACTGGTGACAGCGCACAGAACCACATCCAGCATAAGGTCATCGAAAAAGCAAAAGATCTGCTTTCACGTTCTCAACTTTCTGTCGCCGAAATCGCCTATCAGCTTGGATTTGAACAGCCACAGTCCCTCAATCGGTTATTTAAAAAGAAGACATCGGTTTCACCCCTTGAATTTAGGAGAACGATAGGCTTTAACAATCTTTAA
- a CDS encoding aldo/keto reductase: MKTRKLGSQGLEIPMIGLGCMGMSSFASTGDIYGKADEKESIATIHRSLALGGNFLDTADLYGPFENEKLIAKAIRGKRNEFIIASKFGFEIDASGQVTWRINGRPDYIQKSIERSLKNIDTDVIDLYYMHRPDPNVPIEETVGAMAELVKAGKVRYIGISEVSAEQIKKAHATYPITAVQNEISLFGREVETNGVYELTQTEGIGLVAYSPLGRGFLTGEIKSPDDIPADDFRRLIPRFQGEQFYKNLELVRELEQIGKEKQVTPSQLALAWLIQKDIVPIPGTKKVRYLEQNIAATEILLTPEELQRIEAILPVGLDTGSRDVSIPLQS, translated from the coding sequence ATGAAAACAAGAAAACTAGGCAGCCAAGGGCTAGAAATTCCAATGATAGGTCTCGGCTGTATGGGCATGAGCAGTTTTGCATCCACAGGCGATATTTACGGTAAGGCCGACGAAAAAGAATCCATTGCGACCATCCATCGATCCTTAGCACTCGGTGGAAACTTTTTGGATACTGCCGATCTTTACGGTCCTTTTGAAAACGAAAAGCTTATCGCCAAGGCCATCAGGGGGAAACGGAATGAGTTTATCATCGCCAGCAAATTCGGCTTTGAGATTGATGCCAGTGGTCAAGTGACCTGGCGTATAAATGGCCGGCCAGATTATATCCAGAAGTCAATCGAACGATCCCTAAAAAATATCGATACCGACGTCATTGATCTATACTATATGCACCGACCCGACCCCAATGTGCCTATTGAAGAAACTGTCGGTGCCATGGCCGAACTGGTCAAAGCGGGTAAGGTGCGGTATATAGGCATATCAGAAGTCAGTGCCGAGCAAATAAAAAAAGCACATGCGACCTATCCGATTACGGCTGTGCAAAATGAAATTTCCCTCTTCGGACGTGAGGTGGAAACCAACGGTGTATACGAACTCACACAAACGGAGGGCATCGGACTGGTGGCCTACTCCCCTTTGGGCCGCGGCTTTCTTACAGGAGAAATCAAGTCGCCGGACGATATTCCAGCAGATGATTTTCGCAGACTTATTCCACGCTTTCAGGGCGAGCAGTTTTACAAAAATCTGGAACTCGTACGCGAGCTTGAACAAATCGGCAAAGAAAAACAAGTTACTCCCTCACAGCTGGCCCTTGCCTGGCTCATCCAAAAAGACATTGTGCCTATCCCTGGAACTAAAAAGGTGCGCTATCTAGAACAGAATATCGCAGCGACCGAAATCCTGTTGACTCCCGAAGAGCTACAGCGCATTGAAGCTATTCTACCTGTAGGATTAGATACCGGATCGCGCGATGTCAGTATACCGCTGCAATCGTAA
- a CDS encoding sensor histidine kinase, which yields MAANQDGVSVLVSDQGIGIKPEDRKKVFEKFYRANREGHIEGLGIGLFLCADIILRHGGQIKILEKEGPGTDISFTLPYNG from the coding sequence ATGGCAGCCAATCAGGACGGAGTATCGGTGCTGGTGAGTGATCAGGGGATTGGCATAAAACCTGAAGATCGGAAAAAAGTATTTGAGAAATTTTATAGGGCCAATCGTGAGGGGCATATTGAAGGACTTGGTATCGGACTTTTTCTATGCGCCGACATCATATTGCGGCACGGTGGTCAGATCAAAATCCTTGAAAAGGAAGGTCCAGGTACGGATATCTCGTTTACACTTCCTTATAACGGGTAA
- a CDS encoding GAF domain-containing protein: MQYNFSFDSSPFKTLIAFHKIIPAFERAALSPVEFQSVYARALLEEIKKYPQLIEGVEKTDELLGYEPIIRVLLADLFPSSLTHNEIKAVTIPFHLYTFNHTARLEKILSDAGDHFEFTLRDISADTYYILNCCVIISQYYGFKVDAMDAPQFLDIPDKNNIIHHYRVLFNADFMDIIPTERAVHLSEEDIVELIDNFSDIDLWKSKFPERSWILKGFAIMTLFDATIENAVSSFKSNLLREKSAIQLAEIESIFRSIYKISDLRIGLTSFEKVRNEYNLRIVEKQLYSHLLYDSTITECEEMLCSDTLESLLTKDEYLVVPDIDKMPITDPKQAYFINKLKQQQVKSFIFVPLIEGGKVLGLLELSSSRVRALNSVNANKLNFILPFIKDKVSKAFSETENQIEAVIQKEYTSIHPSVKWRFQEEAVRFINDHAFGKDYALQEIVFDHVYPLYGQIDVQGSSESRNQAIRQDLYNQNSDLITLFRAINQTQKLPLFEQKIFDLERNLAALQHALLTDTEQQMLDYFNADIHPILENFRKSNRDANIVDAIDRYFNRINPAIGGFYEARRDYDSSITLINKKLVAVLDEKQVEAQEYFPHYYERYKTDGIEHNMYIGASIAPDRNFELYYLRNLRLWQLQVMCAMEHEFKVLQPSLPHQLEVTSLVLVFATPISIRFRMDEKQFDIDGSYNVRYEIAKKRIDKAKIKGKSERITQKGKLVIVYSTIHEETEYLGYINLLQHKGLLETDIEQFEVEDLQGLIGLKAIRVGFTFQEVEVLNTVR; this comes from the coding sequence ATGCAGTATAACTTCTCCTTTGATTCCAGTCCGTTCAAAACCCTGATCGCTTTTCACAAAATTATACCCGCCTTTGAAAGGGCTGCCTTATCGCCCGTCGAGTTTCAGTCCGTTTACGCTCGTGCGTTACTGGAAGAAATCAAGAAGTACCCCCAACTTATCGAAGGTGTGGAGAAAACTGACGAGCTGTTGGGTTACGAGCCTATCATCAGGGTACTGCTGGCCGACCTGTTCCCAAGTTCACTAACACACAATGAGATCAAGGCCGTTACTATCCCTTTTCATCTCTACACGTTCAATCACACCGCAAGGCTCGAAAAAATCTTAAGCGATGCTGGCGATCACTTTGAATTCACCCTTCGTGACATCTCTGCCGACACCTACTATATTCTCAATTGCTGCGTCATTATCAGCCAGTATTATGGCTTTAAGGTAGATGCCATGGATGCACCCCAATTTTTGGATATTCCAGATAAAAATAATATCATCCATCATTACCGCGTATTATTCAATGCCGATTTTATGGATATCATCCCCACCGAACGCGCTGTCCATCTTTCAGAAGAAGATATTGTTGAACTGATCGACAATTTTTCGGATATTGACTTATGGAAATCCAAATTCCCAGAACGGAGCTGGATCTTAAAGGGCTTTGCCATAATGACCCTTTTTGATGCCACCATTGAAAATGCGGTATCGAGCTTTAAAAGTAATTTACTCCGCGAGAAGAGTGCAATCCAGCTGGCAGAAATTGAAAGCATATTTAGGTCTATCTACAAAATTAGCGACCTGCGTATTGGGCTTACCTCATTCGAAAAGGTCAGAAACGAATACAACTTACGGATTGTCGAAAAGCAGCTTTACAGCCATCTGCTCTATGATTCCACCATCACCGAGTGTGAAGAGATGCTCTGCAGCGATACCCTCGAGAGTCTGCTTACAAAAGATGAATATCTTGTCGTACCCGATATTGATAAGATGCCCATCACCGATCCGAAACAGGCTTATTTTATCAATAAGCTGAAGCAACAGCAGGTCAAGAGCTTTATTTTTGTGCCCCTTATTGAGGGCGGAAAAGTTTTGGGACTGCTGGAGCTGTCATCGTCGCGGGTACGCGCGCTCAATTCGGTCAATGCCAACAAGCTCAACTTTATTTTGCCTTTTATTAAAGATAAAGTGTCGAAAGCATTTTCCGAAACGGAAAATCAGATCGAGGCTGTGATCCAAAAGGAATATACCTCCATCCACCCAAGTGTCAAATGGCGGTTTCAGGAAGAAGCTGTCCGTTTTATTAACGACCACGCTTTCGGGAAAGACTATGCCCTGCAGGAGATTGTCTTCGATCATGTCTATCCACTTTACGGACAGATCGACGTGCAGGGGTCATCCGAATCGCGCAACCAAGCGATACGGCAAGATCTGTACAACCAAAACAGCGATCTGATCACGCTATTCAGGGCCATCAATCAAACACAAAAATTACCCCTGTTTGAGCAGAAGATTTTCGACCTGGAAAGAAACCTGGCGGCACTGCAGCATGCGCTGCTGACCGATACCGAACAGCAGATGCTCGATTACTTTAACGCTGACATCCATCCTATCCTGGAGAATTTCCGAAAAAGCAACCGAGATGCCAACATTGTCGATGCAATTGACCGTTATTTCAACCGTATCAACCCAGCAATCGGCGGCTTTTATGAGGCACGTCGCGATTACGACAGTTCCATCACGCTGATCAACAAAAAGCTCGTGGCCGTGTTGGACGAGAAACAGGTCGAAGCCCAGGAATATTTCCCTCACTATTACGAACGCTATAAAACGGATGGTATCGAGCACAATATGTATATCGGTGCATCCATTGCACCCGACCGCAACTTTGAGCTGTATTACCTGCGCAACTTACGCTTATGGCAACTGCAGGTCATGTGTGCAATGGAACACGAATTTAAGGTGCTGCAGCCCTCACTTCCACATCAGCTGGAGGTGACCTCGCTTGTACTTGTCTTTGCAACACCTATTTCCATCCGTTTCCGGATGGACGAAAAACAGTTTGATATCGACGGTTCCTATAATGTACGGTATGAAATTGCCAAGAAACGCATCGACAAAGCAAAGATTAAAGGAAAATCGGAACGCATTACCCAAAAAGGAAAACTGGTCATAGTCTATTCCACCATTCACGAAGAAACCGAATATCTGGGCTATATAAACCTGCTTCAGCACAAAGGCCTGCTTGAAACTGATATCGAACAGTTTGAGGTGGAAGACCTACAAGGTCTGATAGGTTTGAAGGCGATACGCGTGGGTTTTACATTTCAGGAGGTGGAGGTATTAAACACTGTTCGTTAA
- a CDS encoding acyl-CoA desaturase — MSQSVKFSNVNTLFSKTLKQKINTYFQSSLQPKTGNRKIYLKAAILLISFIVLYSLLVFAPLHWSVAIVLCLIFGINLAAIGFNIMHDAGHNSFSDNKRLNTLLSYSLNLLGGNIYFWKLKHNIAHHTYTNIDGEDHDIEVKFMRIHHDQKLRKHHRYQRFYFPLLYGISYLAWIFYQDYEKYFRGRMGDKIERFHFPLSERIIFWVSKLVHISLFVIIPVIFVGWLPTLIGLLISGAVCGMSLATVFQLAHVVEETEFKTIDQSKVEEEWMIHQIQSTANFATRNKVLTWLLGGLNFQVEHHLFPKISHVHYPALNRIVKQTCSEYKIQYNEFRSFGTAFRSHLKVLEAMSK, encoded by the coding sequence ATGTCCCAGTCTGTAAAATTCAGCAATGTAAATACATTGTTCTCTAAAACGCTAAAACAAAAAATCAATACGTATTTTCAAAGTTCACTACAACCCAAAACAGGGAATCGTAAAATTTATCTGAAAGCGGCTATCCTGCTCATCAGCTTCATTGTGTTATATAGCCTGCTCGTATTCGCCCCCCTGCACTGGAGCGTTGCCATCGTATTATGCCTGATTTTTGGCATCAACCTGGCTGCCATTGGTTTTAATATCATGCACGATGCGGGGCACAATTCTTTTTCAGACAACAAACGCCTCAATACTTTACTTTCCTACTCGCTCAATCTATTGGGCGGTAATATCTACTTTTGGAAACTCAAACATAATATCGCCCACCATACCTACACCAACATCGATGGCGAAGACCACGATATCGAGGTCAAGTTTATGCGTATACATCACGACCAGAAACTGCGTAAGCACCACCGCTATCAACGGTTTTACTTTCCGTTGCTTTATGGGATTTCCTATTTAGCATGGATCTTTTACCAGGATTATGAGAAGTATTTTCGTGGCCGTATGGGTGATAAAATTGAGCGATTTCATTTTCCGCTCAGCGAGCGTATTATTTTCTGGGTCAGTAAGCTTGTTCACATCAGCTTATTTGTCATTATTCCGGTCATCTTCGTGGGGTGGCTGCCCACTCTTATCGGATTGCTGATTTCAGGTGCGGTATGTGGGATGAGTCTGGCCACTGTATTTCAACTGGCCCATGTGGTTGAGGAGACCGAATTTAAAACCATTGACCAGTCTAAGGTCGAAGAAGAATGGATGATCCACCAGATCCAGTCCACCGCAAATTTTGCTACCCGCAACAAGGTACTCACCTGGTTGCTTGGCGGACTCAATTTTCAGGTGGAGCATCATCTTTTTCCAAAGATTAGCCACGTCCATTATCCAGCACTCAACCGGATTGTCAAGCAGACGTGTAGCGAATATAAAATACAGTACAACGAATTCCGCAGCTTTGGGACTGCTTTTCGATCGCATTTAAAAGTGTTGGAAGCCATGTCAAAATAG
- a CDS encoding ATP-binding protein, with protein sequence MTEDVFSEAATPRREMQRIAALQRYEIMDSPCENIFDGLLEIAAQVFQTPVLLLSFIDAERIFVKSAIGIDPIQISHTDSLLSQIIPQGEVLVRPEANFSEVYGLCFYAAAPLITPDGFHIGTFSIADDQHREFGAAEERMLASFARTAMDQVALRYAAIENEQEMASTNTNLANMQQRLLDLNSELEAANEQLTLSNSKLYKSYDISLLLNKNLKRSEQRLKSFITKAPIAFAILTGREMNIEVANDMVLKIWGKTTAVIGKPLAVALPELHDQPYLEILDNVFMHGETYIGDTAPVLFDYEGVVSQHYFDFIYEPVKGEDGNTESIIVIANDVTERILQKEHLEGLNQQLEIALKAGELGTYHLDIQTWKNQASATCKAHFGLPTTEDLQFKDLMQAIVPEHREAVEQKVKEAIAKNITYQAEYLTRWPDGSLHWINSSGLPRYDAEGKPLDLIGVTVDVTKRKNYEAQKEDFLSIASHELKTPITSLRGTIQMLEMLKDKSADVNIRKLIEMSSVSIKRITALVDDLLNMHRISLGELKLDRKPMVAADVIRSCFQEINIIGKHQLNLIGDLDTLINADEQRIEQVLSNLINNAIKYAPESYKIDVRIENKADYVKIHVRDYGEGIARELQHQIFERYYRVYPDGKKYSGLGLGLYISAEIVRRHGGDIGVDSTPGEGSNFWFTIPHAC encoded by the coding sequence ATGACAGAAGATGTATTCAGCGAAGCGGCTACACCACGTAGGGAGATGCAAAGGATTGCCGCACTGCAGCGTTACGAAATTATGGATAGCCCTTGCGAAAATATTTTTGATGGGCTGTTGGAAATAGCGGCCCAGGTGTTCCAGACGCCGGTACTGCTGCTATCCTTTATTGACGCAGAACGTATCTTTGTTAAGTCAGCCATCGGCATTGATCCGATACAGATTAGCCATACCGATAGCCTGCTATCGCAGATCATCCCGCAAGGCGAAGTGCTGGTCAGACCGGAGGCTAATTTTAGCGAGGTATATGGATTGTGCTTCTATGCTGCTGCCCCATTGATCACTCCCGACGGATTTCATATCGGTACTTTCAGTATTGCTGATGATCAACATCGCGAATTTGGTGCCGCCGAAGAGCGTATGCTGGCGTCCTTTGCCCGTACTGCAATGGATCAGGTCGCTTTACGTTATGCAGCCATTGAAAACGAACAAGAAATGGCTTCCACCAACACCAACCTGGCCAATATGCAGCAGCGGCTACTCGACCTCAACAGTGAACTGGAAGCTGCCAACGAACAGCTCACGCTTTCGAACAGCAAACTGTATAAATCCTACGATATCAGCCTATTACTCAATAAGAATCTAAAAAGGAGCGAGCAGCGTTTAAAATCATTTATTACCAAAGCACCGATTGCTTTCGCCATTTTAACAGGGCGGGAAATGAACATTGAAGTGGCCAACGATATGGTGCTCAAAATCTGGGGCAAAACGACTGCTGTAATCGGGAAGCCGCTGGCGGTTGCATTGCCAGAATTGCACGATCAGCCCTACCTTGAAATTCTCGACAACGTATTTATGCATGGCGAAACCTACATTGGTGATACAGCGCCAGTGCTGTTTGATTATGAAGGTGTAGTGAGTCAACATTATTTTGATTTTATATATGAACCCGTTAAGGGCGAAGATGGAAATACAGAATCAATCATCGTTATCGCCAATGACGTAACCGAGCGTATATTACAGAAAGAACATCTTGAGGGGCTCAACCAGCAATTGGAAATCGCATTGAAAGCAGGAGAATTGGGTACCTATCACCTGGATATTCAAACCTGGAAAAACCAGGCATCCGCCACCTGCAAAGCTCATTTCGGTCTTCCAACAACAGAAGATTTGCAATTTAAGGACCTTATGCAGGCCATCGTCCCAGAGCATCGTGAGGCGGTAGAACAAAAAGTTAAGGAAGCCATTGCTAAAAATATCACCTATCAGGCTGAATATCTTACCCGATGGCCCGATGGGTCGCTACATTGGATCAATTCCTCGGGGCTACCCCGCTATGACGCCGAAGGAAAACCATTAGACCTGATCGGCGTAACCGTAGATGTGACCAAACGCAAAAATTACGAAGCTCAAAAAGAAGATTTTCTCAGTATCGCCAGCCACGAGCTCAAAACTCCTATTACCAGTCTACGTGGTACGATACAAATGCTGGAGATGCTCAAAGATAAATCAGCAGATGTTAACATAAGAAAATTGATTGAAATGTCGAGCGTCAGTATCAAAAGAATAACAGCGCTCGTCGATGATCTGCTCAACATGCACCGCATCAGCTTAGGTGAATTAAAACTTGATAGAAAACCCATGGTAGCGGCGGATGTAATTCGGTCGTGTTTTCAAGAAATCAATATAATTGGAAAGCATCAGCTCAACTTGATCGGGGATCTCGACACATTGATCAATGCCGATGAGCAGCGTATCGAACAAGTCCTTTCCAATTTGATCAATAATGCGATCAAATATGCGCCCGAATCCTATAAAATTGATGTGCGGATCGAAAATAAGGCAGATTATGTCAAGATTCATGTTCGCGATTATGGCGAAGGCATTGCCCGAGAACTACAGCATCAAATTTTCGAACGCTATTACCGCGTCTATCCGGATGGAAAGAAATACTCTGGGCTCGGGCTAGGGCTGTATATTTCTGCTGAAATCGTGCGTCGGCATGGCGGTGATATCGGCGTGGACAGCACACCGGGCGAAGGCAGTAACTTTTGGTTTACCATACCCCATGCATGCTGA
- a CDS encoding response regulator, whose protein sequence is MKRKIIVCDESSMVLEALSLVLTDKYEVYTISQSKKLIGAVESIHPDIVLMSAEMHWQFDGNQIVKSLFTKTFKTIPVIMMSANPTDSESAKAWGADSFLPKPLDLNELYYQLNKCTKMTCRSTA, encoded by the coding sequence ATGAAAAGAAAAATAATAGTTTGCGATGAGAGCTCAATGGTATTGGAAGCCCTTTCGTTGGTTTTAACGGATAAGTATGAGGTGTATACCATTTCCCAGTCAAAAAAGCTGATAGGTGCAGTTGAAAGCATTCATCCCGATATCGTGCTCATGAGTGCAGAAATGCATTGGCAGTTTGATGGCAACCAAATCGTAAAAAGTCTTTTTACTAAAACCTTTAAAACTATTCCAGTGATCATGATGTCTGCCAATCCGACGGACAGTGAATCTGCAAAGGCATGGGGTGCTGACAGCTTTTTACCAAAACCTTTGGACTTAAATGAGCTATACTATCAGCTCAACAAATGTACAAAAATGACATGCCGATCGACTGCTTGA